Proteins from one Rubripirellula tenax genomic window:
- a CDS encoding polysaccharide lyase 6 family protein, translating to MMKHVSSHTSGIVTWVFGLAMAFPGGNTFAADYWVSSAAEITTAMQNAQPGDVLVMANNGNWHNQAINFTGKNGTAAAAITLRAETAGQVKLTGTSNLSISGNYLVVDGLNFEGGTPADGSHVIRFTGSNGAANNSRVTNTQIKNYNAPSETDRTFWVSLYGQGNRVDHSTFQGQSNSGVTMVAWLTSGQAANHRIDSNYFADRPVGSTNNGYETIRIGDSATSNTNAGVVVENNLFQKVDGEIEIISNKSNDNIYRYNTIRESAGTLTLRHGDRATVEGNFILGNNKDGSGGVRVIGEDHKIFNNYISNVDDRADGAISITAGVPNTPLNGYKQVNNVEISNNSIVNPKAAAVTFDWGLGSGSQSLLAENVSLKNNLFYTNLSSPTPLFEGVAGAGWTWQNNIAFGASLGSKQSDQTGIMTVDPQLVQGPDGLMRPTASSPTIDAGTAVSFATDMDGQARIGVADIGADEYSIAQIVRMPLTAADVGTLWNTVIVRPTGSYFAVQAEDFSVVTDPNGDGRVWTTVADDSALGGFAIEAPSGGRTDLATSPHDTLAVYTLSFAEAETYTAYYRARGFNGSSDSLFAPDDFNTDPTLSESTTNNGQFRWEIGGTFEITASNVGMPLEFRMGRREGLTQLDAIVFHVDSALTGAQLDALFTTAVPEPSACVVLFAGLAWAIQTRRRRANDSAAQQSPR from the coding sequence ATGATGAAACACGTTTCGAGTCACACGTCGGGTATCGTGACTTGGGTTTTTGGCTTGGCCATGGCGTTTCCAGGTGGGAACACGTTTGCGGCCGATTATTGGGTGTCGTCAGCGGCGGAAATCACCACCGCAATGCAAAACGCTCAACCCGGCGATGTGCTCGTGATGGCCAACAACGGCAATTGGCACAACCAAGCGATCAACTTCACCGGAAAGAATGGCACCGCGGCAGCAGCAATCACGTTGCGGGCTGAAACCGCCGGGCAAGTGAAGCTTACCGGCACCTCCAATCTGTCTATCTCTGGAAACTACCTCGTCGTTGATGGATTGAATTTTGAGGGTGGAACGCCGGCCGACGGTTCGCACGTTATCCGGTTCACCGGTTCCAATGGCGCAGCCAATAACAGCCGTGTGACCAATACTCAGATCAAGAACTATAACGCACCATCGGAAACCGACCGAACGTTTTGGGTTTCGCTTTATGGGCAAGGCAATCGTGTCGACCACTCCACGTTTCAAGGTCAAAGTAACTCGGGAGTTACCATGGTGGCCTGGCTCACCAGTGGCCAGGCGGCCAACCACCGCATTGACTCTAACTATTTCGCTGATCGCCCAGTCGGCAGCACCAACAACGGATACGAGACGATCCGGATCGGCGATAGCGCCACCAGCAATACGAACGCAGGTGTTGTGGTGGAAAACAACCTTTTTCAAAAGGTTGATGGTGAGATCGAGATCATTTCCAACAAGTCGAACGACAACATCTATCGCTACAACACGATCCGCGAATCGGCAGGAACACTGACACTGCGTCACGGCGACCGAGCGACGGTCGAGGGCAACTTTATTCTTGGCAACAACAAAGACGGCTCAGGTGGCGTCCGCGTGATCGGTGAAGATCACAAGATTTTTAACAATTACATTTCGAACGTCGACGACCGTGCCGATGGCGCGATCTCGATCACTGCGGGCGTCCCCAACACACCGCTGAACGGATACAAGCAGGTCAACAACGTCGAAATCAGCAACAACTCGATTGTGAATCCGAAAGCTGCGGCGGTCACGTTTGATTGGGGCCTGGGCAGCGGAAGTCAGTCGTTGTTGGCCGAAAACGTTTCGCTCAAAAACAATCTGTTTTATACGAATCTGTCATCCCCAACCCCGCTATTCGAAGGTGTTGCGGGTGCAGGCTGGACGTGGCAGAACAACATCGCCTTTGGTGCGTCGCTCGGGTCAAAGCAATCTGACCAGACCGGCATCATGACCGTCGACCCGCAATTGGTGCAGGGGCCAGACGGTCTGATGCGGCCGACCGCCAGCAGCCCGACGATTGACGCAGGCACGGCGGTGTCCTTCGCAACCGACATGGATGGCCAGGCCCGCATTGGCGTGGCCGATATTGGCGCCGATGAATACTCCATCGCGCAGATCGTGCGTATGCCGTTGACCGCTGCCGACGTTGGCACACTTTGGAACACGGTGATCGTCCGACCAACCGGTTCTTACTTTGCGGTTCAGGCCGAAGATTTCAGTGTTGTGACGGACCCCAATGGCGACGGTCGCGTTTGGACAACGGTGGCCGACGATTCTGCGCTGGGAGGTTTCGCGATCGAAGCTCCGTCGGGCGGACGCACCGATCTGGCAACGAGTCCTCATGACACGCTTGCCGTGTACACCCTTTCGTTTGCCGAAGCCGAGACATACACCGCTTATTACCGAGCGCGCGGATTCAACGGCTCATCCGATTCTCTGTTTGCGCCGGATGACTTCAACACCGACCCGACACTTAGTGAGTCCACAACGAACAACGGCCAGTTCCGCTGGGAGATCGGCGGCACCTTTGAAATCACAGCTTCAAACGTGGGGATGCCACTGGAATTCAGAATGGGTCGGCGCGAAGGCCTAACCCAGCTGGACGCCATCGTGTTCCATGTCGACTCGGCGCTGACCGGCGCACAACTGGACGCCTTGTTCACAACGGCGGTGCCCGAGCCTAGCGCGTGTGTCGTACTGTTTGCGGGACTGGCTTGGGCCATTCAAACCCGTCGACGTCGAGCCAATGACTCCGCCGCCCAGCAAAGCCCGCGTTGA
- a CDS encoding DUF3352 domain-containing protein: MCFRRCLAFTALAIGTALALPHPAAQAQESRSQAEPVSTTPGAPRLLPQDTLAYIRLDNASDLRVDAANSAMGKMFNDPALRPFVSDVYQSLAELFQMVGDQLGLTLDQVLAIPTGQVAIAAMPGNLSEEQLEQAEADAGDESPDAIRRRIAQKRRQQNSFAGIVVIEAGENIEDLMQIVDRVESKITESGYVRRTSSIDSTTLVRLLPPRMGRPEIEYFVRDETLVMGIGHATASKALDQWIDKSDEPTLAERADFTSVMSRSIGAEDTRPQITFFVDPYHVVERLVKRGGAAALVWPLVEELGIAKIRGIGGSSFRGGEDFEEISHLHILIDPPRDGFFGVLRPQTGETTPPDFVPSDVTSYTSIHWDFATTYENFGKVLEKFQGPEPLKRFIEDPAKTRMGIDVQEEVVDQLTGRYVTCRWIQPPIKLNSQVQLHGFELKDPTKAKATIAKMRERSPGKIEVATVAGNVIYLPKSGGGRNMPEGLRKPEPCFTVLGNWLLISDGREFVERVSMASFGSLPRLISVPEYELVSSELGGKLDGENPFMVSFLRSSEYIRQFYELAKAPDTRRFLQKQGEKNPMAAKLASLLQKNELPPFEKFEKYFAPSGTFAYDEPSGMHLGSFTLKAAE, translated from the coding sequence ATGTGCTTTCGCCGCTGTCTCGCCTTCACCGCCCTGGCCATCGGGACCGCGTTGGCATTGCCGCATCCGGCTGCCCAGGCCCAAGAATCAAGGTCGCAAGCAGAGCCCGTTTCCACGACGCCCGGCGCGCCACGATTGCTCCCGCAAGACACTCTCGCCTATATCCGGCTGGACAACGCCAGCGATCTGCGTGTTGATGCGGCCAATTCGGCGATGGGAAAGATGTTCAACGATCCGGCGCTTCGCCCGTTCGTTAGCGACGTTTATCAGTCACTTGCCGAACTGTTTCAAATGGTCGGCGACCAGCTCGGCTTGACGCTCGACCAAGTCTTGGCGATTCCGACCGGGCAAGTCGCCATCGCGGCAATGCCTGGGAACCTGTCGGAGGAACAGCTTGAGCAAGCAGAGGCCGACGCCGGAGACGAGTCGCCCGACGCGATCCGCCGTCGCATCGCGCAAAAACGAAGGCAACAAAACTCTTTCGCTGGGATAGTGGTCATCGAAGCGGGCGAGAACATCGAAGACCTGATGCAAATCGTCGATCGTGTCGAATCCAAAATCACAGAATCAGGCTACGTCCGCCGCACATCGTCGATCGACTCGACCACGTTGGTCCGTTTGTTGCCGCCGCGAATGGGGCGACCCGAGATCGAGTACTTCGTCCGCGATGAAACGCTGGTGATGGGAATCGGTCATGCGACTGCATCGAAGGCGCTCGATCAATGGATCGACAAGAGCGACGAACCCACGTTGGCGGAACGCGCCGACTTTACATCCGTCATGTCGCGATCGATCGGCGCAGAAGATACGCGGCCACAAATCACCTTCTTTGTCGACCCGTATCACGTGGTCGAACGTTTGGTCAAACGGGGCGGCGCCGCCGCGTTGGTTTGGCCGCTCGTCGAAGAACTTGGGATCGCAAAAATTCGTGGAATCGGCGGAAGCTCTTTTCGCGGAGGCGAAGACTTTGAAGAGATCAGCCATTTGCACATTTTGATCGATCCTCCACGCGACGGCTTCTTCGGCGTGTTGCGACCACAGACCGGCGAAACAACACCACCGGATTTCGTTCCATCGGACGTGACCAGTTACACATCGATCCACTGGGACTTTGCAACAACGTACGAGAACTTTGGCAAGGTGTTGGAGAAATTCCAGGGCCCGGAACCGCTGAAGCGTTTCATCGAAGACCCTGCGAAGACTCGAATGGGTATCGATGTCCAGGAAGAAGTCGTTGACCAGTTGACGGGTCGTTACGTGACGTGTCGTTGGATCCAACCGCCGATCAAACTGAACAGCCAAGTGCAATTGCATGGCTTCGAGCTGAAAGATCCGACGAAAGCGAAAGCGACGATCGCCAAGATGCGAGAACGATCGCCGGGAAAAATCGAGGTTGCCACGGTCGCCGGCAACGTGATCTACCTTCCCAAGTCGGGTGGCGGTCGAAACATGCCCGAGGGACTGCGAAAGCCCGAGCCGTGCTTCACCGTGCTGGGGAACTGGCTGTTGATCAGCGACGGACGTGAGTTTGTGGAAAGAGTCTCGATGGCGTCTTTCGGATCGTTACCGCGATTGATCAGCGTTCCCGAGTATGAACTTGTGTCGAGCGAGTTGGGCGGCAAGCTGGACGGCGAAAACCCGTTCATGGTGTCGTTCCTACGAAGTTCCGAATACATCCGCCAGTTTTACGAACTGGCCAAGGCACCCGATACGCGTCGATTTTTGCAGAAGCAGGGCGAGAAGAACCCGATGGCGGCAAAATTGGCCAGCCTGTTGCAAAAGAACGAACTCCCGCCGTTCGAGAAATTCGAGAAATACTTCGCTCCCAGCGGCACATTCGCGTACGACGAACCTTCGGGAATGCACCTCGGATCGTTCACACTGAAAGCAGCCGAATAA
- a CDS encoding BON domain-containing protein, with product MSIKAPFSAVTALIVFAFVGGDGGHVHAQQNTGTNTGTATGTNTGAATPGAIGTLDVDTAFSAVERGAEVGATGQTGAGFSSLSVATPVGAGGGGGGFGGFGGLGGFGGLFGGNNNANSQSTTPIIRTRLRSAVEVNRVASQSVQRNVNNRLQAAPSRAGVRGVGVTFDGGTAIVTGTVRSERDRRMSELLLRLEPGVRRVDNRVVVQP from the coding sequence ATGTCGATCAAAGCACCCTTTTCCGCTGTCACTGCCTTGATCGTATTCGCATTTGTTGGGGGCGACGGTGGTCACGTTCACGCCCAGCAGAACACGGGAACCAACACGGGCACCGCAACGGGAACCAATACTGGCGCAGCGACGCCGGGGGCAATTGGTACGCTTGATGTGGATACCGCGTTCTCAGCCGTCGAGCGAGGTGCCGAAGTCGGGGCGACAGGACAGACGGGCGCCGGATTCAGTTCGCTCAGCGTTGCAACACCGGTTGGTGCCGGCGGCGGCGGTGGTGGCTTTGGCGGATTTGGAGGGCTCGGCGGATTCGGCGGCCTGTTTGGCGGCAACAATAACGCCAACTCTCAATCCACCACGCCGATCATTCGCACTCGATTGCGATCGGCCGTTGAAGTCAATCGGGTTGCCAGCCAGTCCGTGCAACGGAACGTCAACAACCGATTGCAGGCCGCGCCCAGCCGCGCGGGTGTCCGAGGCGTCGGCGTGACATTCGACGGCGGAACAGCGATCGTGACGGGCACTGTTCGCAGCGAACGCGATCGACGCATGAGCGAGTTGCTGTTGCGTTTGGAACCAGGCGTTCGACGCGTCGATAACCGCGTTGTCGTCCAGCCTTAG
- a CDS encoding polysaccharide biosynthesis/export family protein: MNVSQQSQRRYMRDSLALVACVIAISTSLAFPHVVGAQQIAESVLDRADARIMELGQDPVAQSCGCQNTPGGYPCVGGCQKCMIGVDCQGNCGAEARWRDIRPMPFDSYGPGGYAGPSRFAHLGEYRLRPGDNIQVLYLITRRQKVGEYRLTPGDEVLIESGTDEDLTRGTLENGLLVQPDGTITVRMLGQVHAAGLTVSQLREILEEEYSKFIKQPAIDVTPVKTNTLAEDIRNAVGGQSGFNQQAITVQVMPDGKIRLPGIGEVCVQGFSLNQLKREINLRYGEIVVGIDTEPILTEQAPHFVHVLGQVNLPGRVQLEAPTTILGAIASAGGHQPGGNLRQVVIFRRAEDWRLISTVLDLQGAVLGKRPSPADEIWLRDGDVIIVPDKPITRFNNFVQQVFTDGLYRIFPVQYTSLTDL; the protein is encoded by the coding sequence ATGAACGTTTCACAACAATCACAACGACGGTACATGCGAGATTCACTTGCTCTTGTTGCTTGCGTCATCGCCATCAGCACGTCGCTTGCGTTTCCGCATGTTGTCGGTGCACAGCAGATTGCTGAATCAGTGTTGGACCGCGCGGACGCTCGGATCATGGAACTGGGTCAGGATCCCGTCGCACAGTCTTGCGGATGCCAGAACACACCGGGCGGATACCCGTGCGTTGGCGGATGCCAAAAGTGCATGATCGGCGTCGATTGCCAGGGAAATTGTGGGGCCGAAGCGCGCTGGCGCGACATCCGTCCGATGCCGTTCGATTCCTATGGTCCCGGTGGTTACGCCGGTCCTTCGCGGTTCGCCCATCTGGGTGAATATCGATTGCGACCCGGCGACAATATCCAGGTGCTGTATCTGATCACAAGACGGCAAAAGGTCGGCGAGTATCGGCTGACACCCGGCGATGAAGTGCTGATCGAATCTGGCACGGACGAGGACCTGACACGCGGTACTCTTGAAAACGGATTGCTGGTTCAACCCGACGGTACGATCACCGTTCGCATGCTGGGACAGGTCCACGCGGCAGGTCTTACGGTATCACAGCTTCGCGAAATCCTTGAAGAGGAATATTCGAAGTTCATCAAACAACCGGCTATCGACGTGACGCCCGTGAAGACCAACACACTTGCCGAAGACATCCGCAACGCGGTGGGCGGACAAAGCGGATTCAATCAACAAGCCATCACTGTCCAGGTAATGCCGGACGGAAAGATCCGGCTGCCGGGAATCGGCGAAGTATGCGTGCAAGGATTTTCGTTGAATCAGCTGAAACGCGAAATCAACTTGCGATACGGCGAGATCGTTGTCGGAATCGATACCGAGCCGATCCTGACCGAGCAAGCGCCGCACTTCGTCCACGTGTTAGGACAAGTGAACTTGCCCGGGCGAGTTCAACTGGAAGCACCAACGACGATCCTTGGCGCTATCGCATCGGCGGGTGGGCACCAGCCAGGTGGAAACTTACGCCAGGTCGTGATTTTCCGTCGCGCCGAAGACTGGCGATTGATTTCGACGGTTCTCGATCTTCAGGGCGCGGTCTTGGGGAAACGCCCATCGCCAGCTGACGAAATTTGGTTGCGTGACGGAGACGTGATCATCGTGCCAGACAAGCCGATCACGCGTTTCAACAACTTCGTTCAGCAAGTATTTACGGACGGGCTCTATCGAATCTTCCCCGTCCAATACACCAGCCTGACCGACCTGTAG
- a CDS encoding EAL domain-containing protein — MPSVDLATLERLRRSTIFSEDVWFLSGPTQPGEGVLHIPVDGNPYIVGRKTGVSLKLQFRTVSGNHASLWVEKGVLHLKDLGSTNGTYVNGNRIDPETPIAISEEDLIHFAEAPFRVRRQSPTGMSNGTYAENVCDQALALVQFDRLMSERLVKPHFQAIVEMSNDKAIGFEILGRGSVFGLESVGAMFQAAEQLNLEVELSQLLRWEGIRVGRDLPERPTLFVNTHPREMEDGSELIDSLVKVRDMTGGTDLVLEIHESSVTNPALMKSLHSAMQDLNIRLAYDDFGSGQARLAELIEARPDFVKFDISLIREIDKANEQRRRMLETLVKMVRELDIVALAEGIETAEEAEVCKEVGFELAQGYFFGRPSPA, encoded by the coding sequence ATGCCTTCGGTCGACCTCGCAACCCTCGAACGACTTCGACGCAGCACGATTTTCTCGGAAGACGTGTGGTTCTTATCGGGCCCCACCCAGCCCGGGGAAGGCGTCTTGCACATTCCCGTCGACGGAAATCCGTACATTGTTGGTCGTAAAACGGGCGTCTCCCTGAAGTTGCAGTTCCGTACCGTTAGCGGGAATCACGCTTCGTTGTGGGTCGAAAAGGGCGTTTTGCACCTGAAAGACCTCGGCAGCACGAACGGCACGTACGTCAACGGAAACCGAATCGATCCGGAAACGCCTATCGCGATCAGCGAAGAAGACCTGATCCACTTTGCCGAAGCACCTTTCCGCGTCCGTCGTCAATCGCCGACGGGCATGTCCAACGGTACCTACGCAGAAAACGTTTGTGACCAAGCACTGGCCTTGGTCCAATTCGATCGACTGATGAGCGAGCGTTTGGTCAAACCGCACTTCCAAGCGATCGTTGAAATGTCGAACGACAAGGCGATCGGATTCGAGATTCTGGGCCGCGGTAGCGTGTTCGGATTGGAATCGGTCGGCGCAATGTTTCAAGCTGCCGAACAATTGAATCTCGAAGTCGAACTGAGCCAATTGTTGCGTTGGGAAGGAATCCGCGTCGGCCGCGATCTGCCCGAGCGACCGACATTGTTCGTCAATACGCACCCACGCGAAATGGAAGATGGCAGTGAATTGATCGATTCACTGGTCAAAGTTCGCGACATGACCGGCGGCACCGATTTGGTGCTAGAAATTCACGAGTCGTCCGTCACGAACCCCGCATTGATGAAATCATTGCACTCGGCCATGCAGGATTTGAACATACGTTTGGCCTACGACGACTTCGGTTCTGGCCAGGCTCGGTTGGCTGAATTGATCGAAGCACGTCCAGATTTTGTTAAGTTCGACATCTCGCTGATCCGCGAAATCGACAAAGCGAACGAGCAACGACGTCGGATGCTAGAAACGTTGGTGAAAATGGTCCGCGAACTCGATATCGTGGCATTGGCCGAAGGCATTGAAACGGCGGAAGAAGCCGAAGTCTGCAAAGAAGTCGGATTCGAATTGGCACAGGGATATTTCTTCGGCCGTCCTTCACCGGCGTGA
- a CDS encoding AAA family ATPase has product MNTLTSETQSFEPSLLGGLLSNDTFWPSQPQNSAETGLSDSFIEALVLKTVLIGGTVSGRVVSDRTGLTFRVVEPLLDVLRTRKLVSHVRPAAFNDYYYSLTEAGQNRAQGHMKQCSYVGPAPVPLNDYVLSVEAQAAGLEPIDRDQLRAALATISYDDHLLDELGPAVNSNTGLFLYGPPGNGKTTIARCLTQVLGQEIWIPHAILDDGNLIKLQDDAFHRPAPVPQATGNMLKTQEWDRRWLRIGRPTVVVGGELVMENLEVRHDPRSNICEAPLQMKSNCGCLLIDDFGRQRIAPEDLLNRWIVPLENSCDYLTLPTGKKIQIPFEQLIIFSTNIDPASLVDEAFLRRVPYKIFVDDPTKEEFTQLMSDVGKKMGFPDTPQAASHLLRFYAESNRNIRRCHPRDLLLQVANFCKYRKLPFAIRPEYLDQACRSYFSQL; this is encoded by the coding sequence ATGAACACGTTAACCTCAGAAACGCAGTCTTTCGAACCGAGCTTGTTGGGCGGTCTCCTTTCGAACGACACGTTCTGGCCCAGCCAACCACAGAACTCAGCCGAAACAGGCCTGAGCGATTCCTTCATTGAAGCCTTGGTGCTGAAAACCGTTTTGATCGGCGGCACGGTCAGCGGTCGAGTCGTTTCTGATCGAACGGGATTGACGTTTCGCGTGGTCGAACCGCTGTTGGATGTACTGCGGACGCGTAAGTTGGTTTCCCACGTGCGCCCGGCGGCTTTCAATGACTATTACTATTCGTTGACCGAAGCCGGCCAGAACCGCGCACAAGGCCACATGAAACAGTGCAGCTATGTGGGCCCCGCACCTGTGCCGTTGAACGATTACGTGCTGAGTGTTGAAGCACAAGCTGCTGGCCTGGAACCGATTGACCGCGACCAGCTACGTGCGGCACTGGCAACAATCTCCTACGACGACCACCTACTCGACGAACTCGGACCGGCCGTCAACAGCAACACGGGGTTGTTCTTGTACGGACCGCCCGGAAACGGAAAGACGACGATCGCTCGATGCTTGACTCAGGTACTGGGCCAAGAAATTTGGATTCCCCATGCGATCCTCGATGACGGAAACCTGATCAAGCTGCAAGACGATGCCTTCCACCGACCCGCGCCTGTTCCGCAGGCGACCGGGAACATGCTAAAGACGCAGGAGTGGGATCGACGTTGGCTGCGTATCGGACGCCCGACCGTCGTCGTCGGCGGCGAATTGGTGATGGAGAACTTGGAGGTTCGTCACGATCCGCGATCCAACATCTGCGAAGCCCCCCTGCAAATGAAAAGCAACTGCGGTTGCTTGCTGATCGACGACTTCGGACGCCAACGCATTGCACCGGAAGATCTGCTTAATCGCTGGATCGTGCCGCTAGAAAACAGTTGTGATTATCTGACGCTTCCAACGGGCAAGAAAATTCAGATCCCGTTCGAGCAACTGATCATCTTCTCGACCAACATCGACCCCGCCTCGTTGGTCGACGAAGCATTCTTGCGCCGCGTGCCCTACAAAATCTTCGTCGATGATCCGACCAAAGAAGAATTCACACAATTGATGTCGGATGTCGGCAAAAAGATGGGATTCCCCGATACACCGCAAGCGGCCTCGCATCTGTTGCGATTTTATGCCGAAAGCAACCGCAACATTCGGCGTTGTCATCCGCGAGACCTGCTCTTGCAAGTTGCCAACTTTTGCAAATACCGAAAGCTTCCATTCGCGATTCGTCCTGAATATTTGGACCAAGCTTGCCGCAGCTACTTCAGCCAACTGTGA